A single genomic interval of Stieleria maiorica harbors:
- a CDS encoding DUF1559 family PulG-like putative transporter, which yields MGCIQGCGESQEDLFMKHAKRSRSNDDAETVEAPAKAVAARPAKPQPEEQPNVAVAKPQPQAATATVESAPKGPEVDHTPPPASLAEELGIQPISERKPDAELSVAERRRRSVANMTKIYEALDAYRYQHRGYLPRAFSLSAGGLPTLSWRVEILPFLGYQKLYEKFDFSRGWNVSPNKELLEFIPDEYASVERFDTKTNYLVPSGGGHLFEVGSQSDPTRIDDGFDNTLILIEVNDSQAVNWTEPKDFNPPDVNAYEKYLGKLREDGTFAMWANGLPVLLASGLEPMQIRKALTHSGEEALRAVDIHRAIAIEEVEGDPETDLDESMDLPETSEVAGTPTQAPQLARPEIQEAEYQREPVPVAIEIATAQEKLRMLFRDRIAEAKSKGDKSKLAAEFLATGIEMDADAAGAYVLQEAALRTACEIGDDKILIEAIDQRVARFDVDSYRENLNWIRDFGQSTASRDESGLKSTTLLQRAIPVIFAGIHEDEYMEASAVARIANRYTSNSRDDVIPRLFTRLRTQLGIAKREYDKSVDYLQQYRKNPENRRAGAAFGNYLCFIKGDWEKGMDLIAQGEGNDLVEVVLLDRQGAGSAHEQVTLGDAWWELSRRGSGAYRQGAQDRAVAWYTQALERLPDSLDRIHVENRLQEAEATIGHSPIALCLQLAEELGVDLNQSLTSLAVDGNRSLRRDDDDD from the coding sequence ATGGGCTGTATTCAGGGATGCGGCGAGAGTCAAGAAGACCTGTTCATGAAGCACGCCAAGCGAAGTCGTAGCAACGATGACGCCGAAACAGTCGAGGCGCCGGCGAAAGCAGTCGCGGCGCGTCCGGCGAAACCACAGCCAGAGGAACAACCCAACGTTGCAGTGGCAAAGCCACAACCGCAAGCGGCGACTGCAACTGTTGAATCAGCACCCAAAGGTCCAGAAGTCGATCACACACCTCCTCCGGCCTCCCTCGCCGAAGAGTTGGGCATCCAGCCGATCTCCGAGAGGAAACCCGATGCGGAATTGAGTGTTGCCGAACGGCGACGTCGGTCGGTCGCGAACATGACGAAGATCTATGAAGCGCTCGATGCATACCGCTATCAACACCGCGGCTATTTACCGCGAGCCTTTAGCCTCAGCGCCGGCGGGCTTCCTACGCTTTCGTGGAGAGTTGAGATTCTGCCGTTTTTGGGATACCAGAAACTTTACGAAAAGTTCGACTTCAGCCGTGGCTGGAACGTCTCGCCCAACAAAGAACTGCTCGAGTTCATTCCGGATGAATACGCGTCAGTGGAACGATTTGATACCAAGACGAATTATCTGGTTCCATCTGGCGGAGGGCATCTGTTCGAAGTCGGTTCACAGAGCGATCCGACCCGCATCGACGACGGTTTCGACAACACCTTAATTTTGATTGAGGTCAATGACAGCCAGGCGGTCAATTGGACCGAACCAAAGGACTTTAACCCGCCCGATGTGAACGCCTACGAAAAATACCTGGGGAAACTGCGTGAGGATGGCACGTTCGCCATGTGGGCCAACGGTTTGCCCGTCCTGCTGGCATCGGGCCTGGAGCCGATGCAGATCCGAAAAGCCCTCACCCACAGTGGAGAAGAGGCGTTGCGGGCGGTCGATATTCATCGTGCGATCGCCATCGAAGAGGTCGAGGGGGATCCCGAAACAGATCTGGACGAATCGATGGATCTGCCCGAGACAAGTGAGGTCGCCGGAACCCCCACGCAGGCTCCGCAATTGGCACGCCCCGAGATCCAGGAGGCGGAGTATCAACGCGAGCCCGTTCCCGTTGCAATCGAAATCGCGACCGCTCAGGAAAAACTCCGCATGCTCTTTCGCGACCGAATCGCAGAAGCGAAAAGCAAAGGCGACAAATCGAAACTGGCGGCGGAATTCCTGGCCACCGGTATAGAGATGGATGCCGATGCCGCTGGGGCCTATGTGCTTCAGGAGGCCGCGTTGCGGACGGCCTGCGAAATCGGCGATGACAAAATCTTGATCGAAGCGATCGATCAACGCGTCGCACGATTCGACGTCGATTCCTATCGAGAGAATCTCAATTGGATTCGCGATTTCGGACAATCGACCGCCAGCCGTGACGAAAGTGGCCTCAAAAGCACCACCTTGTTGCAACGCGCCATCCCCGTCATTTTTGCGGGCATTCACGAAGACGAATACATGGAGGCCAGCGCGGTGGCTCGGATCGCCAATCGCTACACATCGAACAGTCGCGATGATGTCATCCCTCGGCTGTTCACGCGGTTGAGAACGCAACTGGGGATCGCCAAACGGGAGTACGACAAGTCGGTCGACTACCTGCAACAGTACCGAAAGAATCCCGAGAACCGCCGTGCCGGGGCGGCCTTCGGTAACTATCTCTGTTTCATCAAGGGCGACTGGGAGAAAGGGATGGATTTGATCGCCCAGGGAGAAGGCAACGACCTCGTCGAAGTCGTGCTGCTGGACCGCCAGGGTGCGGGGTCGGCGCACGAGCAAGTGACACTGGGCGATGCCTGGTGGGAGCTAAGCCGTCGCGGCTCTGGTGCGTATCGACAAGGTGCGCAAGACCGCGCGGTCGCCTGGTACACGCAAGCGCTCGAGCGATTGCCGGATTCGCTCGACCGCATCCATGTCGAAAACCGATTGCAGGAAGCCGAAGCAACCATCGGTCACAGTCCCATCGCATTGTGTCTTCAGCTGGCCGAGGAATTGGGTGTCGACCTCAATCAGAGCCTGACGTCACTTGCCGTCGACGGAAATCGCTCGTTAAGAAGAGACGACGATGACGACTGA
- the cydB gene encoding cytochrome d ubiquinol oxidase subunit II, translated as MSYDTITLVWFFLLGVLLTGYAILDGFDLGVGILHPFIAKTDRERRLVMNSIGPLWDGNEVWLVTFGGALFAAFPNAYATVFSSFYAAFHLLLTCLIGRAVSLEFRSKVHSPAWRRFWDAGFFLSSITAAALLGIAGGNVMGGMQVGPMFQYQGGLLDQLYWYPLLVGALTVSLFALHGAIYLFLKTEDELQQRVRSRILPLFYCFAFLYAAVTLATWVHVPHATETLSRHPWLWIVPVLNALAVLNIPRAMHLGKPGYAFFTSSMVIAALASLFSVAIFPNFVLSTIDPAYSVTLENARSSHQTLITMLWIAMIGMPCVASYTITIYWIFRGKVQLDSNSY; from the coding sequence ATGAGTTATGACACGATCACCCTGGTTTGGTTCTTTCTGTTGGGCGTCCTGCTGACCGGTTACGCGATCCTGGACGGGTTCGACCTGGGCGTCGGCATCCTGCATCCGTTCATCGCCAAGACCGATCGCGAGCGACGGTTGGTGATGAACTCGATCGGGCCGCTATGGGACGGAAACGAAGTCTGGCTGGTGACCTTCGGCGGCGCATTGTTCGCCGCGTTTCCGAACGCTTATGCCACAGTGTTCAGCAGCTTCTACGCCGCGTTTCATCTGTTGCTGACCTGTTTGATCGGCCGCGCGGTCAGTTTGGAATTTCGCTCCAAAGTGCACTCGCCGGCATGGCGGCGGTTCTGGGACGCCGGGTTCTTTCTATCGTCGATCACCGCGGCGGCACTCTTGGGGATCGCCGGCGGCAACGTGATGGGCGGCATGCAGGTCGGTCCGATGTTCCAGTACCAGGGCGGATTATTGGACCAGCTGTATTGGTACCCGCTGCTGGTCGGGGCGTTGACCGTGTCCCTGTTCGCGCTGCACGGGGCGATCTATTTGTTCCTCAAGACCGAAGACGAATTGCAACAACGGGTGCGGAGCCGGATCCTGCCGCTGTTCTATTGTTTTGCATTCCTGTACGCCGCGGTCACACTGGCGACCTGGGTCCATGTCCCACACGCGACCGAGACCCTTTCGCGACACCCCTGGCTGTGGATCGTTCCGGTGCTGAACGCATTGGCGGTGTTGAACATCCCGCGCGCGATGCATCTGGGTAAACCCGGTTATGCGTTCTTCACGTCGTCGATGGTCATCGCGGCGCTGGCGTCGTTGTTCAGCGTCGCGATCTTCCCCAACTTCGTGCTTTCGACGATCGATCCGGCCTACAGCGTGACGCTGGAAAACGCGCGCAGCAGCCATCAAACACTGATCACGATGCTATGGATCGCCATGATCGGCATGCCCTGCGTGGCCAGCTACACGATCACGATCTACTGGATCTTCCGCGGCAAGGTGCAACTGGATTCGAACAGCTACTAA
- a CDS encoding tetratricopeptide repeat protein: MNRYTIPACLIALSLVIYLQATGFQFVAFDDAEYVSRNLNVQNGINASDVTWALTTTRMGNWHPLLWWSFQLDSQLYGNGPFGFHLTNVILHSLSVVVLFIALKTLGLRDVMAAAVVVLFCVHPLNVESVAWVAERKGTLSTLFWMLGMLAYGHYARRSSPLRMVAVFLCMTAGLMSKPSLLTFPFAMMLLDVWPLYRIRFRGGGENEPSDPMLSAENAGDAPKPISLTRSVLEKSPLFLLSLVFFFIALSAQESTGAVATLDAVPLRDRLLQIPCAYVIYLWRLVMPIGLTVGVLPPRDGIPVGIALLAAAVLTGISIYAWRQKVRVPVLFVGWFWFIGTMFPTSGIVPIGIQWMADRYTYVPNVGLFLLAAAACLQLVSRFSISFPKSLAAGMLITAGLVTLSVFQARHWRDSETLLNQVISVDPDNSWAHANLAGTLIDEGKYQEALLHAEAAVGAGTNSTQVRNPVAVYNVALCKAKLGRTREAIDGFARVIEIDPSFAAAFLNLGNLLRRSDASRAEACYREAIRLKSDYAEAHNNLGGVISSRSPREAREHFETSLRIWPDNPDAHTNLGNLYAREGNYQKAIECYKASLRLQGDHVVALQNLKVLTNLKD; encoded by the coding sequence TTGAATCGCTACACCATCCCCGCCTGCCTGATTGCGTTGTCGCTGGTCATCTACCTGCAGGCAACCGGTTTTCAGTTCGTCGCGTTTGATGATGCGGAATATGTCAGCCGCAACCTTAACGTCCAAAACGGGATCAACGCCTCCGATGTGACCTGGGCATTGACCACGACACGAATGGGCAATTGGCACCCGCTTCTGTGGTGGTCCTTCCAACTGGATTCCCAGCTGTACGGCAACGGCCCGTTCGGGTTTCACCTGACCAATGTGATCCTGCACTCGCTGTCGGTGGTGGTCTTGTTTATCGCGCTCAAAACATTGGGGCTGCGAGACGTAATGGCGGCGGCGGTTGTCGTGCTGTTCTGCGTCCACCCGCTGAACGTCGAATCGGTGGCCTGGGTCGCCGAACGCAAGGGTACGCTCAGCACCCTGTTTTGGATGCTCGGGATGCTGGCCTATGGTCACTACGCACGGCGATCGAGTCCGCTGCGGATGGTCGCCGTGTTTCTGTGCATGACGGCGGGGCTGATGTCCAAACCTTCGTTGCTGACGTTCCCCTTCGCAATGATGCTGCTGGACGTCTGGCCGCTCTACCGGATCCGATTCCGCGGGGGCGGCGAGAACGAACCATCCGATCCGATGCTGTCGGCCGAGAACGCCGGAGACGCCCCCAAACCAATCTCCTTGACGCGGAGCGTGCTCGAGAAGTCCCCGCTGTTTCTGTTGAGTCTGGTGTTCTTCTTCATCGCCTTGTCCGCCCAGGAAAGCACGGGCGCGGTTGCGACGTTGGACGCGGTGCCGCTAAGGGATCGGCTCTTACAGATTCCCTGTGCGTACGTGATCTACCTGTGGCGTTTGGTGATGCCGATCGGACTGACGGTCGGCGTGTTGCCGCCCCGCGATGGAATTCCGGTCGGGATCGCGCTACTGGCCGCTGCCGTCCTGACCGGGATTTCGATCTACGCCTGGCGACAGAAGGTCCGTGTCCCGGTTTTGTTTGTCGGCTGGTTTTGGTTCATCGGAACGATGTTCCCCACCTCCGGAATCGTTCCCATCGGCATTCAATGGATGGCAGATCGTTACACGTACGTCCCGAATGTCGGGTTGTTTTTGTTGGCCGCGGCGGCGTGCCTTCAGCTTGTCAGCCGGTTTTCGATCTCGTTCCCAAAATCATTGGCCGCCGGCATGCTGATCACAGCAGGTCTCGTCACGCTGTCGGTTTTCCAAGCACGTCACTGGCGTGATTCCGAGACGTTGCTGAATCAAGTAATAAGCGTCGACCCGGACAACAGCTGGGCGCATGCGAATCTGGCGGGGACGTTGATCGATGAGGGGAAATACCAGGAAGCGCTTCTTCATGCCGAAGCGGCCGTCGGTGCTGGGACCAACTCGACCCAGGTGCGTAATCCTGTTGCCGTCTACAATGTTGCGTTGTGCAAGGCAAAACTGGGGAGGACCCGTGAAGCGATCGACGGTTTTGCCAGGGTGATCGAAATCGACCCGTCGTTTGCTGCGGCGTTTCTGAACCTCGGAAACTTGCTCCGACGGTCCGACGCCTCGCGAGCAGAAGCATGTTACCGCGAAGCGATCCGGTTGAAGAGCGATTACGCGGAAGCACACAACAATTTAGGCGGCGTGATCTCGTCTCGCTCCCCGCGGGAGGCGAGAGAGCATTTTGAAACTTCGCTGCGGATCTGGCCGGACAACCCCGATGCGCACACGAATCTCGGCAATCTGTACGCCCGAGAAGGCAACTATCAAAAAGCGATCGAGTGCTACAAGGCGTCGCTGAGATTGCAAGGCGACCACGTGGTCGCCCTGCAAAACCTAAAAGTGCTCACAAACCTGAAAGACTAG
- a CDS encoding cytochrome ubiquinol oxidase subunit I, translated as MMDVELLSRLQFAGTIMFHYLFPPLSIGLGLQLFLCELAYVRTGHPAWESAARFWTRVFAVNFAMGVATGIVMEFEFGTNWAAYSRFVGDVFGSALAAEGIFAFFLESGFLAILVFGWDRVGPKMHLFSTLMVFLGSVFSAVWIVIANSWQQTPAGYHIVWQEIQGESVPRAEVTDFWAMVFNPSSVDRLTHTLIGALVLGAFFVASVCSFYLLKQRHEEVARRCLSIALPSALVFTLLAAITGHDSAQKLVETQPAKLAAMEAHFETTDQPTGLYLFGWPDAENETVHFGVRVPWLLSLMVYNDPRKPVPGMDQIPESDRPPVWLPFQMFHLMVSLGTMMIVAAGLACWTWYRKTYQHHCWLMWAIVLMPLAAMTANQAGWITAEVGRQPWIVHPSIQDGVEMMGLRTKDGLSESVTAQQVLSSIVMFAVIYSLLFAVWIFVLNSKIQHGPETMDELAKRKRDRAASKMSERIAHGGTGRGGGLMEDEAG; from the coding sequence ATGATGGACGTCGAACTACTCAGTCGGCTGCAGTTTGCCGGAACGATCATGTTCCACTATCTGTTCCCGCCGCTTTCGATCGGGCTGGGGCTGCAGCTGTTCCTGTGTGAATTGGCGTACGTCCGCACCGGTCACCCGGCGTGGGAATCGGCGGCACGGTTCTGGACCCGCGTCTTCGCGGTGAATTTTGCGATGGGTGTCGCGACCGGGATCGTGATGGAGTTCGAGTTCGGGACGAATTGGGCGGCCTATTCGCGGTTCGTCGGTGACGTCTTCGGATCCGCGCTGGCCGCCGAAGGCATTTTTGCGTTTTTTTTGGAGAGCGGGTTTCTGGCCATCTTGGTGTTCGGCTGGGATCGCGTCGGCCCGAAGATGCACCTGTTCAGCACGTTGATGGTGTTTCTGGGGTCGGTGTTCAGCGCCGTCTGGATCGTGATCGCCAACAGTTGGCAGCAAACGCCGGCGGGATACCACATCGTTTGGCAAGAGATCCAAGGGGAAAGCGTCCCGAGAGCCGAAGTCACCGATTTCTGGGCGATGGTCTTTAACCCGTCGTCGGTGGACCGCTTGACGCATACGCTGATCGGGGCCTTGGTGCTGGGCGCCTTCTTCGTCGCTTCGGTGTGCTCGTTCTATCTGTTGAAACAGCGGCATGAAGAGGTCGCGCGGCGTTGTCTTTCGATCGCCCTGCCCAGCGCGCTGGTGTTTACCTTGCTTGCCGCGATCACCGGACACGACTCGGCGCAGAAATTGGTCGAAACCCAACCGGCCAAGCTGGCGGCGATGGAGGCGCATTTTGAAACCACCGACCAGCCGACGGGATTGTATTTATTCGGATGGCCGGACGCCGAAAACGAAACGGTCCACTTCGGGGTCCGCGTGCCCTGGTTGCTCAGTTTGATGGTCTACAACGATCCCCGCAAACCGGTTCCGGGAATGGATCAAATCCCCGAATCCGATCGCCCGCCGGTTTGGTTGCCGTTTCAAATGTTCCACCTGATGGTCAGCCTGGGCACGATGATGATCGTTGCCGCGGGGCTGGCGTGTTGGACGTGGTACCGGAAAACGTACCAGCACCATTGCTGGCTGATGTGGGCGATCGTGCTGATGCCGCTGGCGGCGATGACGGCCAACCAGGCTGGCTGGATCACCGCCGAAGTCGGACGGCAACCCTGGATCGTGCACCCGTCGATCCAAGACGGCGTGGAGATGATGGGATTGAGAACCAAGGACGGGCTCAGCGAATCGGTCACCGCCCAGCAGGTGCTCAGCTCGATCGTGATGTTCGCCGTCATCTATTCACTGTTGTTTGCCGTCTGGATCTTTGTGCTCAATAGCAAGATTCAACACGGCCCGGAAACCATGGACGAGCTTGCCAAACGAAAACGAGATCGGGCCGCATCAAAGATGTCCGAGCGGATCGCCCACGGCGGCACCGGGCGTGGCGGCGGGCTGATGGAGGATGAAGCGGGCTGA
- the pilM gene encoding pilus assembly protein PilM, translating into MSGSSFVDQAGTIPTHPQKSDVIVCGACGNPNASGGQFCADCGHSLYEPCAECTKPVLLSQSFCGKCGCDLVAALGKRKSDLESKIADAIDAAKERDFERSQGLLALVTRQTDYRLKDVVAKAKTAQQKIDLVAEQECESASDRIAAAQQAYQAGDSARVVDLLGSLPPKLLTPEASGNLERSKARLEQLERAQASLQEAFQKRDWASSGVILERLMELQPDDESVAKLALKVGKKLISKATGLRETHKYRAASELLQCVPSNARGEAFDQLSDVVDQIGWFANQFSAEPFATATLGRLAKQWAEKSGGDPRAIKTLSRISSRIKGPKSSSRELFAPLEAKSVSWVGGPVGMLAFPEGVDIVDNGPLQSAPGQFNVAIGLALQGLGHGRITEDFSPKKGLLQRLGRKKSNRCWGLDLGTSGLKAVCLETVENERPRLVECYKFAFNTPLTRTTTDANLNDAIREAVEGFLERHDVESTPVWVSFPARELVSRFVRLPPVADKQAKTLFEKEVESRIPLPLDEVVRVNWVAPLPSEELTSTGRPAFVSAAKQQFVDRYLENLTEAGLTVSGLQATPIALLNFASVEFDPLLNPDQEDDEDVESKLPTVALVDCGAEMTIVLMISSASCWFWSFESGGNEFTRLVCRGTKLTHSEGEKLKRNPAAMEHPQVQFETVEQRMEEMHGRLRKVIADVADQHAEFDVQQTWCCGGGTLTHGWVKRILCEK; encoded by the coding sequence ATGTCAGGTTCATCCTTTGTCGACCAAGCGGGAACCATCCCCACCCATCCGCAAAAGTCGGATGTGATCGTTTGTGGCGCGTGTGGCAATCCCAATGCCTCCGGTGGCCAATTTTGTGCCGATTGTGGCCATTCGCTATACGAACCGTGTGCCGAATGCACCAAGCCTGTCTTGCTGTCCCAATCGTTTTGTGGCAAATGTGGCTGCGACCTCGTTGCCGCGCTTGGCAAGCGAAAGAGCGACTTGGAATCCAAAATCGCCGACGCCATCGACGCGGCGAAAGAACGTGATTTCGAACGCTCGCAAGGTTTGCTGGCCTTGGTGACGCGGCAAACGGACTACCGGCTCAAGGATGTGGTTGCCAAAGCCAAAACCGCACAACAGAAAATCGATCTCGTGGCGGAACAGGAATGCGAATCGGCTTCCGATCGGATCGCCGCGGCGCAGCAGGCCTACCAAGCCGGTGATTCGGCGCGGGTGGTCGACTTGCTCGGATCATTGCCACCCAAGCTTTTGACGCCGGAGGCATCGGGCAATCTGGAACGCTCCAAGGCCCGCCTTGAACAACTCGAGCGGGCTCAGGCGTCGCTTCAGGAAGCCTTTCAAAAGCGCGACTGGGCGTCGTCGGGGGTGATTCTTGAGCGGTTGATGGAGCTGCAACCCGACGATGAATCGGTGGCTAAGCTGGCACTCAAGGTGGGAAAGAAATTAATTTCCAAAGCCACGGGTTTGCGCGAGACCCACAAGTATCGTGCGGCATCCGAGTTGCTGCAATGTGTGCCGTCCAATGCGCGCGGCGAAGCCTTCGATCAGCTCAGCGACGTCGTGGATCAAATCGGTTGGTTTGCGAACCAGTTCTCGGCCGAACCCTTTGCCACCGCGACACTCGGACGACTCGCCAAACAGTGGGCCGAAAAATCCGGCGGTGATCCCAGGGCGATCAAAACGCTCAGCCGGATCAGCTCGCGAATCAAAGGTCCCAAATCGTCTTCACGCGAATTGTTCGCGCCGCTGGAAGCAAAATCGGTCAGCTGGGTCGGCGGGCCGGTCGGGATGCTCGCGTTCCCTGAAGGTGTAGACATCGTCGACAACGGTCCGTTGCAATCTGCGCCGGGACAATTCAACGTCGCAATCGGATTGGCCCTCCAAGGTCTCGGCCATGGGAGAATCACCGAGGACTTTTCGCCGAAGAAAGGCTTGCTTCAACGATTGGGACGCAAGAAGTCGAATCGTTGTTGGGGGCTCGATCTGGGGACATCCGGGCTGAAGGCGGTTTGTCTGGAAACGGTGGAGAACGAGCGTCCACGGTTGGTCGAATGCTACAAGTTTGCCTTCAATACGCCGCTGACTCGCACGACGACCGATGCCAACTTGAACGATGCGATCCGTGAAGCGGTCGAAGGATTCCTAGAGCGACACGACGTCGAATCGACACCCGTTTGGGTCAGTTTTCCCGCCCGCGAGTTGGTTTCGCGTTTTGTACGATTGCCTCCGGTCGCTGACAAACAAGCCAAGACGCTGTTCGAGAAAGAGGTCGAATCGCGGATCCCGTTGCCACTGGACGAAGTCGTCCGCGTCAATTGGGTCGCACCGCTGCCGAGCGAAGAGCTGACGTCGACAGGTCGCCCCGCGTTTGTTTCGGCAGCGAAGCAGCAATTTGTCGATCGCTATCTTGAAAACCTGACGGAAGCCGGGTTAACCGTCAGTGGTCTTCAAGCCACACCGATCGCGCTGCTCAATTTTGCGTCGGTGGAATTTGACCCCCTGCTGAATCCCGATCAGGAAGACGACGAAGATGTGGAATCGAAACTGCCCACCGTCGCGTTGGTGGATTGTGGTGCAGAAATGACCATTGTGCTGATGATCAGCTCCGCCTCGTGTTGGTTTTGGTCCTTCGAATCCGGCGGCAACGAGTTCACCCGGTTGGTCTGTCGCGGTACCAAGTTGACGCACAGCGAAGGCGAAAAACTGAAACGCAACCCGGCCGCGATGGAGCATCCGCAGGTCCAATTCGAAACGGTGGAGCAGCGCATGGAGGAGATGCACGGGCGGCTCCGCAAAGTGATCGCCGACGTGGCAGACCAGCATGCCGAATTCGACGTCCAACAGACGTGGTGTTGTGGCGGGGGAACACTCACTCACGGGTGGGTCAAACGAATCTTGTGTGAGAAATGA